The sequence below is a genomic window from Humulus lupulus chromosome 3, drHumLupu1.1, whole genome shotgun sequence.
gtcttgaaaatctgggtcgttacagttaaCCAAAATACCCATACAAGTGAATCCATAACAAGTTTTAGTTGATGAAAAGTGCACCAAAAGTACCCCAATAAGGGATCAAAATCATTGGGTCAGAtcaaatcattattttcatgtgGTTGTTATTTCAATATTGTTGCAAGCCCAAATACGAATGAAAGCTAAATGGTAATTGGCACCAATCCTTTCATAACTTCtacaatttattttaaaatcacaATAAAGAAAATAGAAAGGGGATATTTTTAATATAGAATAATGTACACTAaacaaatagaagaagaaaaaacatatttaaaatgtcataaaaagagaaaataaaatatgatCACCATTAGATAACATTATAAAAGATTCACCCAATTATTTAAAACAAGTTTTTctattataaattaatatttttaatgaaaaataaacttAATCTAACTAGCTAATGCTAAATGTCCAAAACAAGAGAGAAATACGCAAGCAAAAACATAAATCAATGTTTAAAACAATGAGAAACTATATATACCATGGACATGAGTGCAAGGAGTGTTCTCagaacaatatatataaatatatattttcaattagTACTGTACTATATATGTTCCAATAAATTAACAAGCAGGAATAGAAATaagcattaaatatgcatgcacAAAAATAAGGCAGAAGCAAATGAGGGAACACTTGAGAATAGGCATTTCAACACAACCCATGAAATCATAAACTTAATTTAGGATCAATAGTAATAGAATTGAAATTTAAACCAGATGCATAAAAAATAAATCACATGAAAACAGAGGAACGTATCCATAATATGGCACTAAAACTTCAATCCAAAGTCAAAAAACACATAGCAATTCATATCAGTGGCAAATTCTAGCCATCAAAATCTATGGCTGACCAACTTTGAGGATATGCAAGAGAGTACTATAGTACTCAACTTTGACCAACCATGCTGACAACAGAGCCAATGTCCCTGACAGAAGCACTCAATGCCTTAGGTGACATAGATTTTACCTGGAAACCAAAGATTATTATAAATCATTAACCAACAACAAATGAGGATTCTCCAAAAATGAATACATTATCAAGTGAAAGGAAAAAGCAATGACTAACCACTTTCATTAAACGATCGAGTAAGCTGGCAAAAGAAAAAACAGACTCAAGTAAGCTTACAGTATAAGAAAAGGTTCACTTAAGCTAAAAAGTTTCAATTTCTTTCCCTTTTCTACTTTTATACTATGGGTTttcattaatttgtttattttaattaaatttcatatattttttaacagaTCCTTGTAAGTAAAAATGAGAACGTACCTGCTGTAATTTGCCAGCAATTTTCTGATACAATTCATGAAGTTCAGGTAAGTACAGTTACTTCATTGTTTTGATCTGCcgacaaatgaaaaaaaaaacagttaacTTTAACTTTTTCAGGTGCCGATAACTTAAATTAACATGCATCAGTCAGCTACATAGTACATGcttttatgaaatataataacaaccataaaatctGTCATTCACATAATGTCTTCATCGTTTTTTTATCCTCCCAATCAGATATTTATAGTTTATAAATGCATGTATGTTTCACATTCTTGGTCATCCACAATTATCTTAATTACTTCCATAATAGAGCTTGATAGGTGGAATTAGTTTGATGAACAAGTCATATTACCTTCTGGTAAACCTCTTCTTGCCAATCAACTCCACTCGCATGTCCAGTTGCAGCTGAATCGACAGATGCTACAAAAGGATGTTCACATAATATCATATGAGAAATGCAAAATTGTTAATTATAGAAACCTTTAAAACAATGCAAAACTATACAAGGCAACAACATACTTGATGATGTCTCTAGAAGAGGTCTCTGTGGTTGATATACTGATGATAAAGAACCCACAATCTCTTTCTATTGAACCCATTTACTTTCAAAGTGGAATAACTAAATAAGACATCTAAAGCTAATATGGAGTTAAAAATAAAGAAGtgcatttaatttattttatataaattacTTGTAAAATAATGTAAAAGCTTGGcaatttattatataataagtaTGAACTATGGTCAGAAATTTTTTCAGAAcatcataaattaattatataaaagtgATACTATGATGCTTCCTTGAAATCATTTAACTCACTGGTCCAATTTGACTCTGTAACTATTTCTTCagaaatatttgaaaaattatggaACAGAGCACATCCCACTAAATATaactaaaacttacctcattcaCACTCATAAAgccatttatatatatttatagctaaAGAGCATAAATACATGGCTCTTACACTAACACTTACAATTATGGACTCTTAAATAATCAACGTTAAGAAAAAATTCAGGGCCAAAAATCCAATTTCCTCACTGATAAGAAATTATTCACATATATCTTAGTGAATCATTCATTCAAACACCTCTAAGGCATTATTTAAAAGCTTAGTAATATACTTTAAAAAAGCAATACAGACCATCATAAGCAGTCAAACTAAAAAATTTACAGACAAATAGTTACAACAGATCAAAAGTCATGAAATTACCACGAATGACCTTTAGTGGAACCTGTAAAATGCATGAAATTATATAACAGATCAGAAGTCAAAACCATTAGAAGCTCTTGGTTAATTTGTTGTTTTCAAAGCTTATTATCATAAATtggtcttataattttttttatagaaaataaataataacatatatatacattgaacTGCAAGAAAGTGCATACTGATCTTGAAACAATAATTGGAGGTGCCCCATTAGGCCGGAAAATATATGCCCCTGAAGCCTGCAAGACAGATCATTTTAAGTACTGAAGGAATCGCTTGGACAAATTTGGGACTTGAATAACTCGACAACCATAGCACATGAAGTGCTTACCTGAGAATCAGAATCACCAGTGCTTGAACCATACCAGAGATAGCTCTATTGTATTAGTACATCAACCTTGTAATATATGGCaatcaaatgagcattattttAGCATGCAAATTTTTTTGTCAAGTCAGAGAAAAGACATAAAAAAGTTCCTTATAGATGTAAAATTGACATATAAACTTAAGTTAGCATCCCATTTTTAGTGCccatttgtggttggtttgcctgATTTTATAATATGTAACTACTGGGTTAAGAAATATTTCCATGGTTACTTTTTTAAATTAAACAACTTACCTCAGTTTTAGAATTGTACATTTGTTTTAGTTGTCCCGAGGTAGATGAAAAGGTCAGCTTATAATCTCTAGGCCCAACTTCAATGGTATCATTTTGTGGATTCTTTATCTTGGAGAGTAAATTCCTATTTACTGCAATAGTTTGGAAAAGAAACCAGAGCAATTACAAAATTAATGTCTCTTTATGCATATTGTATGATATTGTATCTTAATGGTGAGCTTCATAAGAATCAACTATATATTCAATATAATTTGACTAGCAAGTTTGAAATATGACGAATAGAGAAATTTAAAAGATTGAAGCAATTTCAATAGAAATACTGGGTTATAAGAGGCCACAAATACATATACATGAAGAGAAATACTACTCTCTcatgaaataaattaaaaatcataaatcaGAAAAAGATAGATTCATTTACCATTGAAAATAAACtctaaaatattaatacaaaactAATAACCTGAAACAAAAAAGAGGGTTTGAGAAATATATGGAAGGAGAGATTGTTAGTCATTGCTGGGTTTTCAAAGAAATAGAGGACGAGACTGAGAGAGGGGTGGTGTTGGAGAAATGGACGGCCAATGAGCAGATCGTTCAAGAGATGGACAGTAAAAGTGTAGAGGGAGGGATTGATGGGTGGCTGCTGTTGGGTTCTTAGTGCCTGGACAAACCAAATAAACTAATCCCCTGTCAAATTCCTAAACTTGGTAGAGAAATAATCTTATAATTATCATATTGGAACCAAATAATCTCATTACTGAGTAAACCAACAATCAATGTCAAACACAAAATATGAACCAATCAAACAAAGTTATCCCATCATCACAGTCAAATTACCAAACTTGGTAGAGAAATAGTCTTGAAATCATTAGAAAAGAAAGCAatagtatatatatgtgtgtgtgtgtgaataaTGAATATACCTCAAGACTTAAATGGATTCGAGGTTGGTCGATTTGCAAGCCTTACTCTTACAGTCAGGAACATTTTCAAATTTTGAGGCAGGAAGATCCTCAGACAAAGATCCAACATAGAATCTGATGCTATCTGAGCCCTTATCGGTATGAATCTTAGTCACAGAGACCCACAAAAGGAGCATCTTGGCTTCAATTCCAGTCACATCAGAAACCAACCCATAACTCAATTTCCCTATAATCTTCTTATCGTAGTACACATAGCAAGGGCTTCTGAGCTCGACCTCGAAACTATCATCGCCTGAGAGAGAGTAAGATTGGAAATTGGGGAGGAGACCCTTTGGGAGACCGAATTTGGGGAGGAGGTCGTGGACGTCTGAGATTGATGATAGGACAGGAGTGAATGGACGGTCAGAGTTTAATCTGAGGACCCTGAAGGATGAAGAGAAATGGGTTTGTGAGAAAAGGGTCAAACGTACCAGGAAGAGAGAGATCGGAGCAATGGTTGACGTAATGAGAAGATTTGCTTTGGCTTGGTCCCTTTGTAGCCTTCTCATATTTCTTTGAATCGTTGTTTACAAATATTCTAAATGGGATTTATCTTTCCTGGAGGGgagtgagagaccgagagagatgGGTCTCAGAGGAAGATGAAGTATGTagagaaaattaaataaaatgataaataaatctTTTAAACTTGgcagaaaaagaaatgaaaaaggAAACATATGGCCCCAAAAATTTGAGTGAACCCGCTTATAATTTTAACACATTTAGCATAACACTTTTTCATTACTGTTAGAATTTAATGTTGTGGTAGTCCTATTTTGGTGTAGTGTAGAATGATGAGCTCAGAGTTTGTCTGGTCTTGAAAGCGTTTTAAAACCAATGTTCAAGCTCGATGATGCGTTGACCACAAGGAaaagctgttaggaaatccctatttctttgggattagTTAAAACTGTGTGAGGAATCCCTAGTTTTATGGGATCAACACTTAAATAACAcatttaagttgtattattatgattattcaaacatttatttgaatttaaatacttgattgtaacttccctaaattaggggaagatattcttgcaatcaggtctataaatagcatgGATCTGGTCATTTGTGGACTACGCACAATTTTGTACTGAAAGGagactctgccaaattgctttcacTTGAAGCTTTCGCATAGAGTTTGTAATAACATTGAGTCATGGACGTAGGCAGATTATAACAGCTGAACCACGTTAAAAATCCCTagtttcttcttttcttcctaaattaattgtttatcgctctacataattaagttgacgaaaaatgatgtCAActgtttggtactttcattgagagcattaagcaattcGTCCTATTATTTAGTGTAAAACCTTCTACGCAACAACAATGGCCACCTTGAACATCACTGGAACTAGTGGGCGACCATTACCTCAAATCTCCGAGGAGCGTACCCCACGAACTAAGGACCCTCCTCGAAGGCCTGGTGAACAACCCATTGTGGACTAGACTCCTGATGAGGGGAATGCCTCATCATCTTCTAGAAGATGGCCTGGTCAGAATCGCAGGCCTGATGAGGAtctgtactataatcctgaaagaTACGTGCCGATAGTGGAGTTAGAAAATCGTAGGTTGCGTGAACAGTTGGCCGAGGCTACAAAGATAAATGAAGATTTGGAAAGGCAAGTTGCTGAAGTTCTGGTACCACCTCGGAGGGCTAGAGGAAGACCTAGGGGGAGTATGGCTGCCAGGATGGCCGAACAAAGGGCTCAACAGGCTCAACCAAGACATAGGGAAAACACTAGAAATAATCGGCCTAAGCAAACTGCTCAAAACCTTGTTAGGAATAACCCTACAGGTAGCGTTCCTGGAGGAACTGGGAATAACTGAGCTCCCTCAATAGCTCAGAGTGATAACCCTGAGCCTGTCAGGAACAACATGGAGCCTGCCCGGGCCAACCCTGATCCTTCTAGACCAAATAGCGGGAGGCCACCACCCTCACCAATTAGGCATCCTCCTTCTTCAATAGGACATCCCTCTCCAACATGAGATGTACCCCAGCTAGTTACCAGTGGGAACCGGGCAGGAGATCGGGTACATTAGAGGACTTCTCAAAGTGCTTGAAGTGGGGGCCGAGACAGGAGCCATCGGGCTCGAACcgagtattatattattttataatataatgtaaaattatattatattataatataatgttttagattaaataaatgtgacaaagtgtgtcacatattgtaacatataatagagagttacaatatttagatatatgagatatatccaaataatgtaacatatttggtgttacaaatttgtaacttccaaatattacctttattgtgtaaaattgttgttacacaatattgagatgaatttcataaagccatatgtgatgtggctgttagagatatgattttaaccccaataatgtgttttgggagttacaaaatcatttgggagggtttggaaccgtttgaaaAAACATCACAATTTTTTGttctgaaattggtcagtggccgcagcctgtgggacagagaccagtggctgcggccaccattatctctggccgtggccacaggccaaaaaactgaccaattttcagctttttcaatatttgttgaacggctcaaaaaacccaaataactcccaaatctcttttttaattccatattaatccaattaaacattggtaacagccatgggggttggtggaatttgaaattcaaagggtgtctctaaactctataaataggagcttatagctcacttgtaagacacaacttttctatccactagagcacttggctagaaacaccttgaggcttgataattccagaaagcttttccaatatctgagagagatcccttagtgcttgagttagggggaaataagcttttagacaaaggttttaaaccttgttcaagttggtgatccccaatcctcttcacttaggttgtgtaagtgagagtttgattgtgtttctgttattctttttattctatttcttttcttcttattctcttgttctatttacttgtatattttgtttaagagttgtaatcttttcatttggtctaaacactttattttacttgtaatattttgcttagagttgtattctcactattctcttcttcatcatcatcttcttcctttcttttgtttatttgtatttttagttatagagttgtaaccttatttaatcaatctatatttacttgtaatattattgcatagagttgtaatattataatcatttccattgaggcaaaacaatattttcttaacattcaaaagcttatttccccctaactcaagcactaagggatctctctcagatattggaaaagctttctggaattatcaagcctcaaggtgtttctatccaagtgctctagtggatagaaaagttgtgtcttacaagtgagctataggctcctatttatagagtttagagacaccctttgaatttcaaattccaccaacccccatggctgttaccaatgtttaattggattaatatggaattaaaaaagagatttgggagttatttgggttttttgagctgttcaaaaaatattgaaaaaattgaaaattggtcagttttttagcctgtggccacggccagagacaatggtggccgcggccactggtctctgtcccacaggtcgtgggcactgaatgttggtggtcgcggccactgaccaatttcagcacaaaaaattgtgttgtttttccaaatggttccaaaccctcccaaatgattttgtaactcccaaaacacattattgaggttaaaatcatatctctaacagccatatcacatatggctttatgaaattcatctcaatattgtgtaacaacaattttacacaataaaggtaatatttggaagttacaaatttgtaacaccaaatatgttacattatttggatatatctcatatatttaaatattgtaactctctattatatgttacaatatgtgacacactttgtcatatttatttaatctaaaacattatattataatataataggaaaatattgttttgcctcaatggaaatgattataata
It includes:
- the LOC133823375 gene encoding uncharacterized protein LOC133823375; protein product: MRRLQRDQAKANLLITSTIAPISLFLVRLTLFSQTHFSSSFRVLRLNSDRPFTPVLSSISDVHDLLPKFGLPKGLLPNFQSYSLSGDDSFEVELRSPCYVYYDKKIIGKLSYGLVSDVTGIEAKMLLLWVSVTKIHTDKGSDSIRFYVGSLSEDLPASKFENVPDCKSKACKSTNLESI